The Pseudomonas wenzhouensis genome has a segment encoding these proteins:
- a CDS encoding substrate-binding periplasmic protein — translation MPERCLFKSLLLWCALVVMPTAALAAGKCERLVATGNPEYPPYLWRDPQNPQQLVGANADLLKHLGKELGVVIDVIYTGPWSRAQDEVRTGRVDLIAGAFITLPRLEQMDYVHPAFFYTPSVVWVRKGEAFPYGSWIDLQGHTGDTLVGNSFGQQFDTFAKQNLTLEGVSSLTQAFQKLLLGRTDYVLYERYPGLALAETLGMDDDLEVLDPPISSEGLYLTLSHNSACNEPWLRGQLARKMTEMVAAGLPEQFLQRNLDLWKAQQMQPDPVGDVTQ, via the coding sequence ATGCCTGAGCGTTGTCTGTTTAAGTCGCTGTTGTTGTGGTGCGCACTGGTCGTCATGCCAACTGCGGCCCTTGCTGCTGGTAAATGCGAGCGCCTGGTGGCGACCGGTAACCCCGAGTACCCGCCCTATCTCTGGCGTGATCCGCAGAACCCGCAGCAACTGGTCGGCGCCAATGCTGATTTGCTCAAGCATTTGGGTAAAGAGCTGGGTGTGGTGATCGACGTGATTTACACCGGGCCATGGTCACGCGCGCAGGATGAAGTGCGTACCGGTCGTGTCGATCTGATTGCGGGCGCGTTCATCACCCTGCCGCGTCTGGAGCAAATGGATTATGTGCACCCAGCGTTCTTCTATACGCCCAGCGTAGTCTGGGTGCGCAAGGGTGAAGCCTTCCCCTATGGCAGCTGGATCGACCTGCAGGGACATACCGGCGATACGCTGGTGGGCAACAGTTTCGGTCAGCAGTTCGACACCTTTGCCAAGCAGAACCTGACGCTCGAAGGGGTATCGAGCCTGACTCAGGCCTTCCAGAAGTTACTGCTCGGTCGCACCGATTATGTGCTGTACGAACGCTATCCCGGCCTGGCACTCGCTGAAACGCTGGGGATGGATGATGACCTCGAGGTGCTGGATCCGCCGATTTCCAGCGAAGGCCTCTACCTTACCCTGTCGCACAATTCGGCGTGCAACGAGCCCTGGCTGCGTGGCCAGCTGGCGCGGAAGATGACAGAAATGGTCGCCGCCGGGCTGCCTGAGCAGTTCCTGCAACGCAATCTGGATCTGTGGAAGGCGCAGCAGATGCAGCCTGATCCGGTTGGCGACGTCACTCAGTAG
- a CDS encoding SDR family oxidoreductase has product MSLSGKTLFITGASRGIGREIALKAAADGANIVIAAKSAEPHPKLEGTIFSVAAEVEAAGGKALALQLDVRDEQAVAAAMAQAAEHFGGIDALVNNAGAIKLVGVEKLEPKRFDLMYQINTRAVMVCSQAALPYLKKSAGGHILNLSPPLNLDAKWFAQHGPYTVTKYGMSMLTMGMSEEFKKYGISVNSLWPKTMIATAAIEFELGSRDAFKRARTPAIMADAAHAILSSEGRSISGRLLIDEDILRERGVNDFEQYRFDPAGGSLVPDLFVD; this is encoded by the coding sequence ATGTCACTGTCCGGCAAAACCCTGTTCATCACTGGCGCCAGCCGTGGCATCGGCCGCGAGATCGCCCTCAAGGCCGCCGCCGATGGCGCCAACATCGTCATCGCGGCCAAGAGCGCCGAGCCACACCCGAAACTGGAAGGCACCATCTTCAGCGTCGCCGCCGAGGTCGAAGCCGCTGGCGGCAAGGCCCTGGCACTGCAGCTGGACGTGCGCGACGAACAGGCCGTGGCCGCCGCCATGGCCCAGGCTGCCGAGCATTTCGGCGGCATCGACGCCCTGGTCAACAACGCCGGCGCGATCAAGCTGGTGGGCGTGGAAAAACTCGAACCCAAGCGATTCGACCTGATGTACCAGATCAACACCCGCGCAGTGATGGTCTGCAGCCAGGCGGCACTTCCCTATCTGAAGAAGAGCGCGGGTGGGCATATTCTCAACCTCTCGCCGCCACTCAACCTCGATGCCAAGTGGTTCGCCCAGCACGGCCCCTACACCGTCACCAAGTACGGCATGAGCATGCTCACCATGGGCATGAGCGAGGAGTTCAAGAAGTACGGCATCAGCGTCAACTCGCTGTGGCCGAAGACCATGATCGCCACCGCCGCCATCGAATTCGAACTGGGCAGCCGCGACGCCTTCAAACGTGCGCGCACGCCGGCGATCATGGCTGACGCCGCCCATGCGATTCTGAGCAGCGAAGGCCGCAGCATCAGCGGGCGTCTGCTGATCGACGAGGACATCCTGCGCGAACGGGGCGTCAACGATTTCGAGCAGTACCGTTTCGATCCCGCTGGCGGCAGCCTAGTGCCGGATCTGTTTGTCGACTAA
- a CDS encoding OmpA family protein: MKTFGHFGAVVLAGAVLSGCVSSQPASEQALEEARISFQSVKEDPNVLRAAPKDVIRAGESLARAERLSSYWGSGDDVRHYAYLSQRYAEIARQHSDISLNQERAAKLELERQRLQLTLREAKLLSVQQHNGWLEEQMVSLATSETERGLVMTLGDMLFDAGRADLQPAANRTVLKLVQFLQINPQRRVRIEGYTDNTGDAAENLELSRARAQAVADLLVDLGVDAKRIQVVGYGVDFPVAENASARGRAQNRRVEIVFSDERGQLGAER, translated from the coding sequence ATGAAGACTTTCGGTCATTTCGGCGCGGTGGTACTGGCTGGTGCCGTTCTGAGTGGCTGCGTCAGCAGTCAGCCGGCAAGCGAGCAGGCTCTGGAGGAGGCGCGTATCAGCTTCCAGTCGGTCAAGGAGGATCCTAATGTACTGCGTGCCGCGCCCAAGGATGTGATTCGCGCAGGCGAGTCCCTGGCGCGTGCCGAGCGACTGTCCAGTTATTGGGGCAGTGGCGACGATGTACGTCATTACGCCTACCTCAGTCAGCGCTATGCCGAGATCGCCCGGCAACATAGCGATATCAGCCTCAACCAGGAGCGTGCGGCCAAGCTGGAACTGGAGCGTCAGCGTCTGCAACTGACCCTGCGTGAAGCCAAACTGCTCAGCGTGCAGCAGCATAACGGCTGGCTGGAAGAGCAGATGGTCAGCCTGGCCACCAGCGAGACCGAGCGCGGCCTGGTGATGACCCTGGGCGACATGCTGTTCGATGCCGGTCGCGCTGATCTGCAGCCGGCGGCCAACCGTACTGTGCTCAAACTCGTGCAGTTTCTGCAGATCAATCCGCAGCGGCGTGTGCGTATCGAGGGCTACACCGACAACACCGGCGATGCGGCGGAGAATCTCGAACTGTCGCGCGCGCGCGCGCAGGCTGTAGCCGACCTGCTGGTCGACCTGGGCGTCGATGCCAAGCGTATTCAGGTGGTTGGCTACGGCGTGGACTTTCCCGTTGCGGAAAACGCCTCGGCACGTGGTCGGGCGCAGAATCGGCGGGTGGAAATCGTCTTCTCCGATGAGCGAGGTCAGCTTGGCGCAGAGCGTTGA
- a CDS encoding RNA polymerase sigma factor, producing the protein MNAPLTDDDAALLRRYRRGDAAAFNALYQRHRLGLFRFLLGLCGDHALAEEVFQETWMSLIRSQSEQREAVLFKTWLYQIARNRLIDHWRKTGRHQTGHDEYDEGQHAQADPQPGPEQHWWLTRDKERLQAALADLPEDQREVFLLRAHGDLELNEIAELTRTPAETVKSRLRYALQKLRRLLATEELSV; encoded by the coding sequence GTGAACGCACCTCTCACGGATGACGACGCCGCTCTATTGCGACGTTACCGCCGCGGTGATGCCGCAGCCTTCAACGCGCTGTACCAGCGCCATCGGCTGGGTCTGTTCCGCTTTCTGCTCGGCCTGTGTGGCGATCATGCCCTGGCCGAGGAAGTGTTCCAGGAAACCTGGATGAGCCTGATCCGCAGCCAGAGCGAGCAGCGCGAGGCGGTGCTGTTCAAGACCTGGCTGTACCAGATCGCCCGCAACCGTTTGATCGACCACTGGCGCAAGACGGGTCGTCATCAGACCGGACATGACGAATATGACGAAGGCCAGCACGCCCAGGCCGATCCGCAGCCAGGCCCGGAGCAGCACTGGTGGCTGACCCGCGACAAAGAACGGTTGCAGGCGGCGCTGGCTGACCTGCCGGAAGATCAGCGCGAGGTGTTCCTGTTGCGTGCCCATGGCGACCTGGAACTGAACGAGATTGCCGAGTTGACCCGCACGCCGGCTGAGACGGTCAAGAGCCGTTTGCGCTATGCCCTGCAGAAACTGCGCCGGCTGCTGGCCACCGAGGAGTTGTCCGTATGA
- a CDS encoding electron transfer flavoprotein subunit alpha/FixB family protein, translated as MTILVIAEHTNAALAPATLNTVAAAQKIGGDIHVLVAGANAGAAADAAAKIAGVAKVLVADNAAYANQLPENVAPLVAELGKNYSHILAAATSNGKNILPRVAAALDVDQISEIIAVESADTFKRPIYAGNAIATVQSSAAVKVITVRSTGFDAVAAEGGSAAIEAVSGPADAGKSAFVGEELAKSDRPELTAAKIVVSGGRGMGNGDNFKHLYALADKLGAAVGASRAAVDAGFVPNDMQVGQTGKIVAPQLYIAVGISGAIQHLAGMKDSKVIVAINKDEEAPIFQVADYGLVADLFEAVPELEKSV; from the coding sequence ATGACTATCCTGGTTATCGCTGAACACACCAATGCCGCCCTGGCGCCCGCTACCCTGAACACCGTTGCTGCGGCGCAGAAGATCGGTGGCGATATTCACGTTCTGGTAGCCGGTGCCAACGCTGGCGCTGCTGCCGACGCCGCTGCCAAGATCGCTGGCGTAGCCAAGGTGCTGGTTGCCGACAACGCGGCCTATGCCAACCAGCTGCCGGAAAACGTCGCGCCGCTGGTAGCCGAGCTGGGCAAGAACTACAGCCACATCCTGGCTGCCGCCACCAGCAACGGCAAGAACATCCTGCCGCGCGTCGCTGCTGCCCTGGACGTCGATCAGATCTCCGAGATAATCGCCGTTGAAAGCGCCGACACCTTCAAGCGTCCGATCTATGCCGGTAACGCCATCGCCACCGTGCAGTCCTCGGCTGCCGTCAAGGTGATCACTGTGCGTAGCACTGGTTTCGACGCTGTTGCTGCCGAAGGCGGCAGCGCTGCCATTGAAGCCGTTTCCGGCCCGGCCGATGCCGGCAAGTCCGCCTTCGTCGGCGAAGAGCTGGCCAAGTCCGATCGTCCGGAACTGACGGCTGCCAAGATCGTCGTTTCCGGCGGTCGTGGCATGGGCAATGGCGACAACTTCAAGCACCTGTACGCGCTGGCCGACAAGCTGGGCGCTGCCGTCGGCGCTTCCCGCGCTGCCGTCGACGCCGGTTTCGTGCCGAACGACATGCAGGTCGGTCAGACCGGCAAGATCGTTGCGCCGCAGCTGTACATCGCCGTCGGTATCTCCGGTGCGATCCAGCACCTGGCTGGTATGAAAGATTCCAAGGTGATCGTTGCGATCAACAAGGACGAAGAGGCGCCGATCTTCCAGGTGGCTGACTACGGTCTGGTTGCTGACCTGTTCGAAGCCGTACCGGAGCTGGAAAAGTCGGTCTAA
- a CDS encoding electron transfer flavoprotein subunit beta/FixA family protein, with protein sequence MKVLVAVKRVVDYNVKVRVKADNSGVDLANVKMSMNPFCEIAVEEAVRLKEKGVASEIVVVTIGPATAQEQLRTALALGADRAILVESNDELNSLAVAKLLKAVVDKEQPQLVIMGKQAIDSDNNQTGQMLGALTGFGQGTFASKVEVAGDKVNVTREIDGGLQTVALNLPAIVTTDLRLNEPRYASLPNIMKAKKKPLETVTPDALGVSTASTVKTLKVEAPAARSAGIKVKSVAELVEKLKNEAKVI encoded by the coding sequence ATGAAGGTTCTTGTAGCTGTCAAACGAGTGGTTGACTACAACGTCAAGGTTCGCGTCAAGGCGGACAACAGCGGCGTCGACCTCGCCAACGTCAAGATGTCCATGAACCCCTTCTGCGAAATCGCCGTGGAAGAGGCCGTACGCCTGAAGGAAAAGGGCGTGGCGAGCGAGATCGTCGTCGTCACCATCGGCCCGGCTACTGCGCAGGAGCAACTGCGCACCGCGCTGGCCCTCGGCGCCGACCGTGCCATCCTGGTCGAGTCCAACGATGAGCTGAACTCCCTGGCCGTGGCCAAACTGCTCAAAGCTGTGGTCGACAAGGAGCAGCCGCAGCTGGTGATCATGGGCAAGCAAGCCATCGACAGCGATAACAACCAGACCGGCCAGATGCTGGGCGCCCTGACTGGCTTCGGCCAAGGCACCTTCGCCTCCAAGGTCGAAGTGGCTGGCGACAAGGTCAACGTCACCCGTGAGATCGATGGCGGTCTGCAGACCGTTGCGCTGAACCTGCCGGCGATCGTCACCACTGACCTGCGTCTGAACGAGCCGCGCTACGCGTCGCTGCCGAACATCATGAAGGCCAAGAAAAAGCCGCTGGAAACCGTTACCCCGGACGCGCTGGGCGTTTCCACCGCTTCCACCGTCAAGACTCTGAAAGTCGAAGCACCGGCTGCTCGCAGCGCCGGCATCAAGGTCAAGTCCGTGGCTGAACTGGTCGAGAAACTGAAGAACGAGGCGAAGGTAATCTAA
- a CDS encoding PLP-dependent aminotransferase family protein, producing MTNLLLYQRIAQQLAEDIRRGVYQPGERVPSVRKMSAQLNVSHATVLQAYANLEDQGLIRARPQSGFYVHQTPALTAPTPDIAKVERPGLVTRASIINQVLTESRREGVFPLGAAVPHVDYLPVRALHQQLAKVTRFHSPRAFSYMFSPGFEPLRRQVAIRMRDAGVVVDPSEVVITHGCVDALQMSLRVLTKPGDLIAVESPTYYGLLQLADLLGLKVIEIPCDPTTGISLEALQLAANQWPIKALVLTARLSNPLGGTIPEERQRQLLRLAGDYDFQIVEDDIYGELMFEQGPTKALKSHDRDSRVIYCSSFSKTLSPGVRIGWIVAGKYQDEIQRLQTFSTHSACSVTQMAVAAYLENGGYDRHLRHIRQEYRKNLSAFQLAVQQYFPVGTQMTRPKGGFILWISLPARVNTKDLHVRALQQGISIAPGLIFSNTEQFNHCVRLNCGIPWNREAERALMTLGMLATQLCQEAGGSWEG from the coding sequence ATGACCAATCTGCTGCTCTATCAACGTATCGCCCAGCAGTTGGCCGAGGATATTCGTCGCGGCGTCTATCAGCCCGGCGAGCGTGTGCCGTCCGTACGCAAGATGAGCGCCCAGCTCAACGTCAGCCACGCCACCGTTTTGCAGGCGTACGCTAATCTCGAAGATCAGGGGCTGATCCGTGCGCGCCCGCAATCGGGTTTCTACGTACATCAGACGCCAGCCCTGACCGCGCCGACGCCGGATATCGCCAAGGTCGAACGGCCTGGTCTGGTCACCCGCGCCAGTATCATCAACCAGGTCCTCACCGAGTCGCGTCGTGAGGGCGTATTCCCGCTGGGTGCTGCGGTGCCGCATGTCGACTATTTGCCGGTGCGGGCGTTGCACCAGCAACTGGCCAAGGTCACCCGTTTTCACAGTCCGCGCGCCTTCAGCTACATGTTCAGCCCCGGTTTCGAACCGTTGCGCCGCCAGGTGGCGATCCGCATGCGTGATGCCGGTGTGGTGGTCGACCCGTCCGAGGTGGTGATCACCCATGGCTGCGTCGATGCGCTGCAGATGAGCCTGCGCGTGTTGACCAAGCCGGGCGACCTGATCGCGGTGGAGTCGCCGACCTACTATGGTCTGCTGCAACTGGCCGATCTGCTGGGGCTCAAGGTCATCGAGATCCCGTGCGATCCGACCACCGGCATCAGCCTCGAAGCGCTGCAACTGGCGGCCAACCAGTGGCCGATCAAGGCGCTGGTGCTGACGGCACGTCTATCCAACCCACTCGGCGGCACCATCCCCGAGGAGCGTCAGCGCCAGTTGCTGCGCCTGGCCGGCGATTACGATTTCCAGATCGTCGAGGACGACATCTACGGCGAGCTGATGTTCGAACAGGGCCCGACCAAGGCGCTCAAATCCCATGATCGCGACAGCCGGGTGATCTACTGTTCGAGCTTCTCCAAGACGCTGTCGCCCGGTGTGCGCATCGGCTGGATCGTCGCTGGCAAGTATCAGGACGAGATCCAGCGGCTGCAGACCTTTTCCACCCATTCGGCGTGCAGCGTCACCCAGATGGCGGTGGCGGCCTACCTGGAAAATGGCGGGTATGACCGCCATCTGCGGCATATCCGTCAGGAGTACCGCAAGAACCTCAGCGCCTTCCAGCTGGCGGTACAGCAGTATTTCCCGGTCGGTACGCAGATGACCCGGCCCAAGGGCGGCTTCATCCTCTGGATCAGCCTGCCCGCGCGGGTCAACACCAAGGATCTGCACGTGCGCGCGCTGCAGCAGGGCATTTCCATCGCCCCCGGGCTGATCTTCAGCAATACCGAACAGTTCAACCATTGTGTGCGCCTCAACTGCGGCATTCCATGGAACCGTGAGGCGGAGAGGGCGCTGATGACGTTGGGCATGCTGGCCACGCAGCTGTGCCAGGAAGCGGGCGGTTCGTGGGAAGGTTGA
- the ltrA gene encoding group II intron reverse transcriptase/maturase — MPADSAQTPMASVTWTKAEPNALMERVLSPANLRRAYRRVVNNRGAPGADGLSVDELAGYLKQYWPSLRERLQTGEYQPHGVRAVNIPKPEGGVRTLGIPSVLDRLIQQALLQQLTPLFEPLFSDFSYGFRPGRSAHQAIEMARAHVASGYRWSVELDLEKFFDRVDHDLLMDLLARQVEDPRVRRLVRRYLEAGVMADGLVSLRREGTPQGGPLSPLLSNILLNELDQELSRRGHRFVRYADDANVYVRSRQAGERVLASLERFLEQRLRLRLNRAKSQVIRPWRSSYLGYGMTVHRQPKLRIAGSSLQRLRERVKSLLRARRGSQLTWLIERLNPVLRGWSSYFKLSQSKRPVEELDGWVRRLLRNVLWRHWKRPVTRARNLMRLGLPEERAWKSATNGRGPWWNAGALHLRQALPKKRWDALGLVSILDTITRLSRMA, encoded by the coding sequence ATGCCGGCTGACAGTGCGCAGACACCGATGGCGTCTGTAACGTGGACGAAAGCGGAGCCGAACGCGCTGATGGAGCGGGTGCTGTCGCCGGCGAACCTGAGGCGTGCGTATCGACGGGTGGTGAACAACCGGGGCGCACCTGGGGCCGATGGCCTGTCGGTGGACGAACTCGCGGGCTACCTGAAGCAGTATTGGCCGTCCCTGCGGGAGCGGCTGCAGACGGGTGAATACCAGCCGCACGGCGTCCGTGCGGTGAACATTCCCAAGCCCGAGGGCGGGGTCAGAACGCTGGGGATACCCAGCGTGCTGGATCGCCTGATCCAGCAGGCGCTGCTGCAGCAACTGACGCCGCTTTTCGAACCGCTGTTCTCGGACTTCAGCTACGGCTTTCGTCCGGGGCGCAGCGCGCACCAGGCCATCGAAATGGCCCGCGCCCATGTGGCGTCGGGCTATCGCTGGAGCGTGGAACTGGACCTGGAGAAATTCTTCGACCGGGTCGACCACGATCTGCTGATGGATCTGCTGGCGCGTCAGGTCGAAGACCCGCGTGTGCGGCGGCTGGTTCGGCGCTACCTGGAAGCCGGTGTCATGGCGGATGGGCTCGTGAGCCTGCGACGAGAAGGCACGCCGCAAGGCGGGCCGCTCTCGCCCCTGCTCTCGAACATCCTGCTGAACGAGCTGGACCAGGAGCTGAGCCGGCGCGGCCATCGCTTCGTGCGCTATGCCGACGACGCGAACGTCTACGTCCGCAGTCGGCAGGCGGGCGAGCGGGTGCTGGCCAGTCTGGAGCGTTTCCTGGAGCAGCGGCTGCGGTTGCGGTTGAACCGGGCCAAGAGCCAGGTCATCCGCCCGTGGCGCAGCAGTTACCTGGGCTACGGCATGACCGTGCACCGGCAGCCGAAACTGCGGATTGCCGGCAGCAGTCTGCAGCGCCTGCGCGAACGGGTGAAAAGCCTGCTACGTGCTAGGCGGGGTAGTCAGCTGACCTGGCTGATCGAGCGGCTCAACCCGGTTCTGCGTGGCTGGAGCAGCTACTTCAAGCTGAGCCAGAGCAAGCGGCCTGTGGAAGAGCTGGATGGCTGGGTGCGGCGGTTGCTGCGCAATGTGCTGTGGCGGCACTGGAAACGACCGGTTACCCGGGCACGCAATCTGATGCGGCTGGGCTTACCGGAGGAGCGGGCCTGGAAGTCGGCCACCAACGGGCGCGGCCCCTGGTGGAACGCCGGCGCCTTGCACCTGCGGCAGGCGCTGCCGAAGAAACGCTGGGATGCGCTTGGACTGGTGTCAATACTGGATACGATCACTCGGCTTAGCCGTATGGCCTGA
- a CDS encoding DUF4398 domain-containing protein encodes MINRTLPLLLALGLTACASDPAPTEQLRLTEQALAQTKSLGVVSEQSASLLQAESKLAQAQSAMQDGENKQARQLAEQAELDARLAEAEHLNAKGREQLTELNQRIGRLRQQLGAM; translated from the coding sequence GTGATCAATCGAACCCTTCCCTTGCTGCTGGCGCTGGGCCTGACGGCCTGCGCCAGCGATCCTGCACCCACCGAGCAGCTGCGGCTGACCGAACAGGCCTTGGCGCAGACCAAATCCCTGGGTGTCGTCAGCGAGCAGTCCGCTTCATTGCTACAAGCCGAAAGCAAGCTCGCCCAGGCTCAGAGCGCCATGCAGGACGGCGAAAACAAGCAGGCACGGCAACTTGCCGAGCAGGCCGAACTGGATGCACGCCTGGCCGAGGCTGAGCATCTGAACGCCAAGGGCCGTGAGCAACTGACCGAGCTCAACCAGCGTATCGGTCGGCTGCGCCAGCAATTGGGGGCGATGTGA
- a CDS encoding vWA domain-containing protein yields MPAYALLLVRLFAVGFSAGTVLLLAACSASGPEPEAQANSEPAVTLVRERLAAPAAAEMHVEASQKRMAPMAYAPAPVADILPPSYRDESREQYQAYADNPVFAVAETPVSTFSIDVDTGSYANVRRFLNGGQLPPKDAVRLEELVNYFPYAYPLPQGDVPFGVSTELAVTPWNPQTRLLRIAIKASDRSVEELPPANLVFLVDVSGSMHRREGLPMVQGTLKLLVEQLRPQDRVSLVTYAGNSQVVLDSTPGSDTVKIRAAIDQLSAGGSTAGESGIQLAYQQASKHMIEGGINRILLATDGDFNVGISDFDSLKQLAADKRNTGVSLTTLGFGVDNYNERLMEQLADAGNGNYAYIDNLREARKVLVDQLGSTLATVASDVKLQLEFNPSEVSEYRLLGYENRALKREDFSNDKVDAGDIGAGHTVTALYEIVPAGGKGWLEPLRYQAATSPAGKADELAWLRIRYKAPGEAASRLLERPIARAEAKPISAASEDLRFAAAVAAFAQQLKDGRYTGDFDLAQSIELARSARGEDRFGLRGEFIQLAEIAQSLHTSGSTPARVQQ; encoded by the coding sequence ATGCCCGCTTATGCCTTGTTGCTCGTTCGTCTGTTCGCCGTCGGTTTTTCGGCGGGCACCGTGCTGTTGCTTGCCGCTTGCAGCGCCTCTGGCCCGGAGCCGGAAGCCCAGGCCAATTCGGAACCGGCGGTGACACTTGTCCGTGAACGTCTGGCTGCGCCTGCGGCTGCCGAGATGCATGTCGAGGCCAGTCAGAAGCGCATGGCGCCGATGGCCTACGCGCCGGCCCCCGTCGCCGATATCCTGCCGCCGAGCTACCGTGACGAGTCGCGTGAGCAATACCAGGCCTATGCCGACAACCCGGTATTCGCCGTTGCCGAAACGCCGGTGTCCACCTTCAGCATCGACGTCGATACCGGCAGCTACGCCAACGTGCGGCGTTTCCTCAACGGTGGGCAACTACCACCGAAGGATGCCGTGCGCCTGGAGGAGCTGGTCAACTACTTCCCCTATGCCTATCCGTTGCCGCAGGGTGACGTACCTTTCGGCGTCAGCACCGAGCTGGCGGTGACGCCGTGGAACCCGCAGACGCGCCTGCTGCGCATCGCCATCAAGGCATCGGATCGCAGCGTGGAGGAGCTGCCGCCGGCCAACCTGGTGTTCCTGGTCGACGTGTCCGGGTCGATGCATCGCCGTGAAGGTCTACCGATGGTGCAGGGCACGCTGAAATTGCTGGTCGAGCAGCTGCGCCCGCAGGATCGTGTCTCGCTGGTCACCTATGCCGGTAACAGCCAGGTGGTGCTGGACTCCACGCCCGGCAGTGACACGGTGAAGATTCGTGCGGCTATCGATCAACTCAGCGCTGGCGGTTCGACGGCAGGGGAGTCAGGCATTCAGTTGGCCTATCAGCAGGCAAGCAAGCATATGATCGAGGGCGGCATCAACCGCATCCTGCTGGCCACCGACGGCGACTTCAATGTTGGCATCAGCGACTTCGACAGCCTCAAGCAACTGGCGGCGGACAAGCGCAACACAGGCGTCTCGCTGACCACCCTGGGTTTCGGCGTGGACAACTACAACGAGCGCCTGATGGAGCAACTGGCCGATGCCGGCAACGGCAATTACGCCTATATCGACAACCTGCGCGAGGCGCGCAAGGTGCTGGTGGATCAGCTCGGCTCGACCCTGGCCACCGTGGCCAGCGACGTGAAGCTGCAACTGGAATTCAACCCGAGCGAAGTCAGCGAATACCGCTTGCTGGGCTACGAGAACCGCGCGCTCAAGCGCGAGGACTTCAGCAACGACAAGGTCGATGCCGGCGATATTGGCGCTGGCCACACGGTCACTGCGCTCTACGAGATTGTTCCCGCCGGCGGCAAGGGCTGGCTGGAGCCGCTGCGCTACCAGGCCGCGACCTCGCCAGCGGGCAAGGCGGATGAACTGGCCTGGCTGCGGATTCGCTACAAGGCGCCAGGCGAGGCAGCCAGCCGTTTGCTGGAGCGCCCCATCGCGCGTGCCGAGGCCAAGCCGATAAGCGCTGCCAGCGAGGATCTGCGCTTCGCCGCTGCGGTCGCGGCCTTCGCCCAGCAGCTCAAGGACGGTCGCTACACCGGCGACTTCGACCTGGCGCAGAGCATCGAGCTGGCGCGCTCGGCCAGGGGCGAGGATCGCTTCGGCCTGCGCGGCGAGTTCATCCAACTGGCCGAAATTGCCCAGAGCCTGCACACTTCCGGCTCCACCCCCGCACGAGTTCAGCAGTGA